In Actinoplanes octamycinicus, the genomic window CTGACAACTGGGTGCGTCCGTACCAGCCCGGTTCCGGGCGCTGGCTGGTGATCGCCTGGGAGGCATTCGCGCTCGCGATGCTCTCCTGGGCCACGGTCCGGCAGTTCGACCTGATCGGGCACGGTGTCCGGGTGGTCGCCTGCCTGCTGGCCGCGGTCTGGGTGATCGGCGCGTGGCGGATCCTGCAGCTCGGCGTCTACGTCAGCGCGGACGGTGTGCTGATCCGCGGCCTGCTCCGTTCCCGGGTGCTGAGCTGGCGCGAGATCGCCCGCGTCCGCCTGCACCGCACCATCCACCGCCTCGGCCCCTGGGAGATCGAAAGCGGCCGCACCGTCCTCCTCGACCGCCGCGACGGCGAAACCGTCAACACCGAGCTATGGGAACAGGGCGTCGACTTCCACTCCCGCCCCACCCTCTTCCGAGCCGTCTACAACGAAATCCAGTCCCACCACACCGCCGCCAACCCAACCTGACACAGCAAGCCCCCAACCCACCCGAATCCAGCAAGCAGCCGGGTCTTCAGGCCGCGCAACTCTCGCGGCGGTGGGTCAACGGCAAGCAGGCGGGGCTTCAGGCCGCGCGCCTCTCGCGGCGGTGGGTTAACGGCAAGCAGGCGGGGCTTCAGGCCGCGCGCCTCTCGCGGCGGTGGGTTAACAGCAAGCACGCCGACTCCTCAAGCCGCGCAACTCTCCCACCCGGAGCGCCACACCGCGACGCGGGGTCTGGGGGCTCGGCCCCCAGGCTGGCAACGAAGAGGGGCCGCGGTCCGCGCATTCCGCGGACACACGACCCCTGCCACTCTTGCGCGTCCGAACCGGGTTAACAAGCGTGCACCTGGGTCGTTGTCGACGGTCCAGCAGCCTGGTGGCGATGATCCCCGTGACGGCGGAAGCACCACCTGCGGCATAGGTCCCGTCGCAACGTGCCTGCCGTGGCTGATCGCGCGTGGGTTCCCGGTGGCCGTGCACGGTGCCTGAGCTGACCGATCCGATCTCTCGATGGATCCGATTTCTCTTGGCTCCGCGACTTCCTTTCTACGCCGGTCCGAGCTTGATCGCCAGGCATCAGCCCGGCAAATCTGGCGATCCGCTATTACTCAGACCAAAGCCATTCTCCCTGGTCATTGAGTTGCCGCAACCCTTGGAAGATCAAGTTCAAGATCAAGGGACTGCTGACTCGGATCGCGCTGATCACTGATCGTCGCTCCCGCCAGGGACCCTGTTGGTCCGAGCTGGCCGCTGGCGCGTCCAGAACGCTCAGCCCAACAGGGCGACGCCCGTGGGTGGTCGCGATCCGCTGAATCAAACCCTGCGGCGGGGCGTGACTTCACGGTTCCGTGGTTGGTCGTGGCGAGCCAACCCCAGAAAGCCGGGAGCGTTGGGCTGGGCGGCTCGGGTGGACGAGGTGGGATCGCGGGGCGGAGGGCGTACCGGAAAGCGGCGGCCGTCAGGGGAAGCGGCCAGTGCGGGGTGAGGAACCGTGCGGGAAGGTTGTGGCGGCCGGGAGTCGGCGGCGGACCGTGCGGGTCGGGCGACGGCGGCGCGGGAGTTGGCGGCGGACCGTGCGGGTCGGGCGACGACGGCGCGGGAGTTGGCGGCGGACCGTGCGGGTTTGGCGACCGCGGCGCGGGAGTTGGTGGCGGAGCGTGCGGGTCAGGCGACGGCGGCGCGGGCGCGGCGGTGGCGGCCGTAGAGGGCGAAGCCGATGGCGACGCCGACACCGACACCGAGGGCGGCGGCGACCGGGACGGCCGGGCGGTCGCGGAGGCGTTTGCCCAGGGCGATCGGGTGGCGGAACTCCAGCACCGGCCAGCCGCGCTCGACGGCGACGCGGCGCAGGGCGCGGTCCGGGTTGACCACGCTGGGGTGCCCGACCGACTCCAGCATCGGCAGGTCGCTGCTCGAATCCGAGTAGGCGAAGCACTGGTCGAGGTCGTAACCCCGGGTGGCGGCCAGCGCGCGGATGCCGGTGACCTTGGCCGGGCCGGCCGAGTAGAACTCGACCTCGCCGCTGTACCTGCCGTCGGCGATGGCCATCCGGGTGGCGATGATGTCGGTGATACCGAGCAGGGCGCCGATCGGGCGGACCATCTCGTCGCCGGAGGCGGAGACCAGCACGACGTCACGGCCGGCCGCCTGGTGCTCGGCGATCAGCGCGGCGGCCTCGGCGTACACATACGGGTTGATCAGCTCGTTGAGCGTCTCGGCGACGATCTGCTGCACCTGCTCGACCCGCCAGCCCTTGCAGAGCGTGGCCAGATAGTCACGGGTGCGGGCCATCGCCTGCTCGTCGGTGCCGCCGCCGAGCCGGAACATCAGCTGGGCATAGGCGGATTTCACCACGTCACGGCGGCTGATCAGGCCATCGCGATAGAACGGCCGTCCGAAGGCCAGCGCGCTGGACTTGGCGATGACGGTCTTGTCGAGGTCGAAAAACGCGGCGCTGGGGCCCACGGGGCGAAAGTGTAGCGGCAACCGGCTCGCGCCCGGGTACCCCTTCACCGTGACGCGCAGTGAAAACGGTCAGACGGGCAGGGACCTCGCATCGAGTTCAATTCAGTACTCGACTGCCGACTCAGTCTGAGGCAGACTTGTGTTGCGACTGGGATGAGTGTTGTTACCGTCGCGTCCCGTAAAGCTCCATGAAATGGCCCTCGGCGGCTGCGCCCCCCGCGGTTGCCGAGTCGATTCGGCTCGACCCCCCCGGAGCCGAATCCCAGGACGACCCCCGTCTCCCCCGACGGGGGTCGTTCCCTCTCAG contains:
- a CDS encoding PH domain-containing protein, whose translation is MADNWVRPYQPGSGRWLVIAWEAFALAMLSWATVRQFDLIGHGVRVVACLLAAVWVIGAWRILQLGVYVSADGVLIRGLLRSRVLSWREIARVRLHRTIHRLGPWEIESGRTVLLDRRDGETVNTELWEQGVDFHSRPTLFRAVYNEIQSHHTAANPT
- a CDS encoding HAD family hydrolase, with the translated sequence MGPSAAFFDLDKTVIAKSSALAFGRPFYRDGLISRRDVVKSAYAQLMFRLGGGTDEQAMARTRDYLATLCKGWRVEQVQQIVAETLNELINPYVYAEAAALIAEHQAAGRDVVLVSASGDEMVRPIGALLGITDIIATRMAIADGRYSGEVEFYSAGPAKVTGIRALAATRGYDLDQCFAYSDSSSDLPMLESVGHPSVVNPDRALRRVAVERGWPVLEFRHPIALGKRLRDRPAVPVAAALGVGVGVAIGFALYGRHRRARAAVA